In one Papilio machaon chromosome 15, ilPapMach1.1, whole genome shotgun sequence genomic region, the following are encoded:
- the LOC106710266 gene encoding glyceraldehyde-3-phosphate dehydrogenase 2, whose protein sequence is MSKIGINGFGRIGRLVLRASIEKGAQVVAVNDPFIGLDYMVYLFKYDSTHGRFKGTVDAKDGYLIVNGNKIAVFSERDPKAIPWSKAGAEYVVESTGVFTTTDKASAHLEGGAKKVIISAPSADAPMFVVGVNLDAYDPSFKVISNASCTTNCLAPLAKVIHDNFEIIEGLMTTVHATTATQKTVDGPSGKLWRDGRGAQQNIIPASTGAAKAVGKVIPALNGKLTGMAFRVPVANVSVVDLTVRLGKPANYEAIKQKVKEAANGPLKGILGYTEDQVVSSDFIGDSHSSIFDAAAGISLNDNFVKLISWYDNEYGYSSRVIDLIKYIQSKD, encoded by the coding sequence ATGTCGAAAATTGGAATTAATGGATTTGGTCGCATTGGACGTCTGGTGCTTCGTGCATCTATTGAAAAGGGAGCCCAAGTTGTTGCTGTCAATGATCCCTTCATCGGTCTAGACTACATGGTATATCTCTTCAAATATGACTCTACCCATGGACGTTTCAAGGGAACTGTAGATGCTAAAGATGGTTATCTTATTGTTAATGGAAACAAAATTGCTGTCTTCTCCGAGAGGGACCCTAAAGCCATCCCATGGTCCAAGGCTGGTGCTGAATATGTTGTAGAATCTACTGGAGTTTTCACCACCACAGATAAAGCATCTGCTCATTTAGAAGGTGGAGCTAAAAAGGTCATCATCTCTGCTCCTAGCGCTGATGCTCCCATGTTTGTAGTTGGAGTTAACTTGGATGCATATGACCCATCCTTCAAAGTTATCTCTAACGCCTCCTGCACCACAAACTGCCTGGCGCCCCTCGCTAAAGTTATCCACGACAACTTTGAAATTATTGAGGGCTTGATGACAACTGTACATGCTACCACTGCCACCCAAAAAACCGTAGACGGTCCCTCTGGTAAGTTGTGGCGTGATGGCCGTGGTGCCCAACAAAACATCATCCCTGCCTCTACAGGAGCCGCTAAAGCTGTCGGCAAAGTGATCCCGGCTCTGAATGGCAAACTCACCGGCATGGCTTTCCGAGTGCCAGTGGCCAATGTTTCAGTAGTTGATCTTACTGTGCGTCTTGGCAAACCTGCCAACTATGAAGCTATTAAGCAGAAAGTTAAGGAAGCCGCAAATGGACCCCTCAAGGGTATTCTTGGATACACTGAAGATCAAGTAGTATCTTCTGACTTCATTGGGGATTCTCACTCATCCATCTTTGATGCCGCTGCCGGTATCTCTCTGAATGACAACTTTGTGAAACTCATCAGCTGGTACGACAATGAATATGGTTACTCCAGCCGAGTTATTGATCTCATCAAGTACATCCAGAGCAAGGATTAA